Proteins from a single region of Labedella gwakjiensis:
- the rpmA gene encoding 50S ribosomal protein L27 — MAHKKGASSTRNGRDSNAQRLGVKRFGGQVVLAGEIIVRQRGTHFHPGVNVGRGGDDTLFALSAGSVEFGQKGGRKVVNIVAAAAAE; from the coding sequence ATGGCACACAAAAAGGGTGCGAGCTCCACTCGCAACGGTCGTGATTCCAACGCTCAGCGACTCGGCGTGAAGCGCTTCGGTGGTCAGGTCGTCCTCGCGGGCGAGATCATCGTGCGTCAGCGCGGAACGCACTTCCACCCCGGCGTCAACGTCGGTCGTGGCGGCGACGACACGCTCTTCGCGCTGTCGGCTGGCTCGGTCGAGTTCGGCCAGAAGGGCGGCCGCAAGGTCGTCAACATCGTGGCGGCAGCCGCAGCCGAATAG
- the rplU gene encoding 50S ribosomal protein L21, with the protein MVYAVVRAGGRQEKVEVGTIVTMDRVKADKDGKLTLAPVLLVDGDTITSDAKSLEKVVVSAEVIENLRGPKIIIQKFKNKTGYKKRQGHRQELTRVKVTGIK; encoded by the coding sequence GTGGTTTACGCAGTAGTGCGAGCCGGCGGTCGCCAGGAGAAGGTCGAAGTCGGCACCATCGTGACGATGGACCGCGTCAAGGCGGACAAGGATGGCAAGCTCACGCTCGCCCCCGTCCTCCTCGTCGACGGTGACACGATCACGTCCGACGCGAAGTCGCTCGAGAAGGTCGTCGTGTCGGCCGAGGTCATCGAGAACCTCCGCGGACCGAAGATCATCATCCAGAAGTTCAAGAACAAGACCGGCTACAAGAAGCGTCAGGGGCACCGTCAGGAGCTCACGCGCGTCAAGGTCACCGGAATCAAGTAG
- a CDS encoding Rne/Rng family ribonuclease: protein MVKDNEQSAGAAGNTEAEDVTPERGESLTVETVDQSAGPQNAEAGQPVAQADVLDTSGAPVDESADDESINADRSGDRTVDVSSESADAVADPAGDPFAGVAMSTTTLIFHAPAIAPLPALTRDDRPDLDDDDEDDDERGSNVRRRSRRRRGEDGGRGSGEQQQSSNRGRPQREPELITEPQRVKGSTRLEAKKQRRRDGRDAGRRRTVVTEAEFLARRESVDRAMVVRSKDGRIQIGVLEDGVLVEHYVARNQDASLIGNVYLGRVQNVLPSMEAAFVDIGRGRNAVLYSGEVDWDAAAENSSEGKNQPRRIELALKPGDKVLVQVTKDPVGHKGARLTSQVSLPGRYLVYVPNGSMNGISRKLPDTERARLKRILKEVLPESSGVIVRTAAEGATEEQLTVDVNRLTSQWTEISHYAESAQAPALLHSEPDLLIKIVRDVFNEDFQRLVIAGDDALETIETYVRQVAPDLVDRIERYEGQRDVFDEFRVSEQIEKALDRKVWLPSGGSLVIDRTEAMTVVDVNTGKFVGSGGNLEETVTKNNLEAAEEIVRQLRLRDIGGIIVVDFIDMVLESNRDLVLRRLVECLSRDRTKHQVAEVTTLGLVQMTRKKLGLGLLESFSEPCETCAGRGVIVHHEPVAKGGRPVHSSGGQQNGSDRRRKGGQNGNGGANGGQNAPQQAPAAKAAPHAITDDAKNALAQIAASTIHHTGASAADESTDGQVEKAQPTVESIDAVEVDGTALSVEATLADAGSAVSGSAVSGSADTDSVETGSTAASGSPDNDAELPSEDAAVAATEPVERRAPRTREPRKGRRGGRASSDSVLGPVETREPSGSPLAILDIPIAPAGSSSQRVDKRAAEDLLGSVLDALPEPKRPGRGRGRSRRVTTAALTGTPISHEDEQG from the coding sequence ATGGTGAAAGACAACGAACAGTCAGCCGGCGCAGCCGGAAACACTGAGGCCGAGGACGTCACGCCGGAGCGGGGCGAGAGCCTCACCGTCGAGACCGTCGACCAGTCGGCTGGTCCACAGAACGCGGAGGCAGGACAGCCGGTTGCACAGGCCGACGTCCTCGACACCTCGGGCGCACCGGTCGACGAGTCGGCCGATGACGAGTCGATCAACGCCGACCGCAGCGGCGATCGCACGGTCGACGTCTCCTCTGAGTCCGCCGACGCGGTAGCCGATCCCGCCGGAGACCCGTTCGCCGGAGTGGCCATGAGCACCACGACGCTCATCTTCCATGCCCCGGCGATCGCGCCCCTGCCCGCTCTGACTCGCGACGACCGTCCCGACCTCGACGACGATGACGAGGACGACGACGAGCGCGGATCGAACGTCCGGCGCCGATCGCGCCGCCGTCGCGGCGAGGACGGCGGACGGGGGAGCGGCGAGCAGCAGCAGTCGTCCAACCGCGGCCGCCCGCAGCGTGAGCCGGAACTCATCACCGAACCTCAGCGGGTCAAGGGTTCGACGCGTCTGGAGGCGAAGAAGCAGCGCCGTCGCGATGGCCGTGACGCCGGCCGGCGTCGCACCGTCGTGACCGAGGCTGAGTTCCTGGCGCGCCGCGAGTCCGTCGACCGCGCCATGGTCGTGCGGTCCAAGGACGGGCGCATCCAGATCGGCGTCCTCGAGGACGGTGTCCTCGTCGAGCACTACGTCGCACGCAATCAGGACGCCTCGCTGATCGGAAACGTCTACCTCGGCCGTGTCCAGAACGTGCTCCCCAGCATGGAGGCCGCCTTCGTCGATATCGGACGTGGACGGAATGCCGTGCTCTACTCCGGAGAGGTCGACTGGGACGCCGCCGCCGAGAACTCCAGCGAGGGCAAGAACCAGCCCCGTCGCATCGAACTCGCGCTCAAGCCGGGCGACAAGGTGCTCGTGCAGGTCACCAAGGACCCTGTCGGGCACAAGGGTGCGCGTCTCACCAGCCAGGTGTCGCTGCCCGGACGGTACCTCGTGTACGTCCCCAACGGATCGATGAACGGCATTTCGCGCAAGCTTCCGGACACGGAACGCGCGCGCCTCAAGCGCATCCTCAAGGAGGTCTTGCCGGAGAGCTCCGGCGTGATCGTGCGGACGGCGGCGGAGGGTGCGACCGAGGAGCAGCTGACGGTCGACGTCAACCGCCTCACGTCGCAGTGGACCGAGATCAGTCACTACGCGGAGTCCGCTCAGGCGCCGGCGCTGCTCCACTCGGAGCCCGACCTCCTCATCAAGATCGTCCGCGACGTGTTCAACGAGGACTTCCAGCGCCTCGTGATCGCCGGCGACGACGCCCTCGAGACGATCGAGACGTACGTGCGCCAGGTCGCGCCAGACCTCGTCGACAGGATCGAGCGGTACGAGGGTCAGCGCGACGTCTTCGACGAGTTCCGCGTGAGCGAGCAGATCGAGAAGGCGCTCGACCGGAAGGTCTGGCTGCCCTCCGGCGGTTCGCTCGTGATCGACCGCACCGAGGCCATGACGGTCGTCGACGTCAACACGGGGAAGTTCGTCGGCTCCGGCGGCAACCTCGAGGAGACCGTCACGAAGAACAACCTCGAGGCCGCCGAGGAGATCGTCCGTCAGCTGCGTCTGCGCGACATCGGCGGCATCATCGTCGTCGACTTCATCGACATGGTCCTGGAGTCGAACAGGGACCTGGTCCTGCGTCGCCTCGTCGAGTGCCTGAGCCGCGACCGCACGAAGCACCAGGTGGCCGAGGTCACGACCCTCGGTCTCGTCCAGATGACGCGCAAGAAGCTCGGTCTCGGGCTGCTCGAGTCGTTCAGCGAGCCGTGTGAGACCTGCGCGGGCCGAGGGGTCATCGTTCACCACGAGCCCGTGGCCAAGGGCGGTCGCCCGGTTCACTCGTCCGGTGGCCAGCAGAACGGCTCGGATCGCCGCCGCAAGGGTGGACAGAACGGCAACGGCGGAGCCAACGGCGGGCAGAACGCGCCCCAGCAGGCTCCGGCCGCCAAGGCCGCACCTCACGCCATCACCGACGACGCCAAGAACGCGCTCGCTCAGATCGCCGCCTCGACCATCCACCACACGGGTGCGTCCGCTGCGGACGAGTCCACCGACGGGCAGGTCGAGAAGGCACAGCCCACCGTCGAGTCGATCGACGCCGTCGAGGTGGACGGCACGGCTCTGTCCGTCGAAGCCACCCTGGCTGACGCGGGGTCCGCCGTCTCCGGGTCCGCCGTCTCCGGGTCCGCCGACACCGATTCCGTCGAGACCGGGTCGACGGCGGCGTCCGGATCGCCGGACAACGACGCCGAACTGCCCTCTGAGGATGCCGCCGTGGCTGCGACCGAGCCCGTCGAACGTCGTGCACCGCGCACCCGAGAGCCCCGCAAGGGACGCCGCGGTGGCCGGGCGTCGTCGGACAGCGTGCTCGGACCGGTCGAGACGAGGGAGCCGTCCGGATCGCCTCTCGCGATCCTTGACATCCCGATCGCACCGGCAGGCTCGTCGTCGCAGCGTGTCGACAAGCGCGCAGCTGAGGACCTCCTCGGCTCCGTCCTCGACGCCCTTCCGGAGCCGAAGCGTCCCGGTCGGGGACGCGGTCGCAGCCGACGTGTGACGACGGCCGCTCTCACCGGCACCCCGATCTCGCACGAGGACGAACAGGGCTGA
- a CDS encoding vitamin K epoxide reductase family protein codes for MIPTSQGRRPIALSLLLIVSGVVGWWAAFSLTIEKFEALENPGRAAGCDFSVLVQCSENLNSPQGSLFGFPNPILGLAAWIAPIVVGVALLSGARFARWFWMLFWLGFVGAITFVVWLISQSIFVLGTLCPWCMVTWSVTIPSFFAVTSYVLAEGALPLGARARRAGRVLLRWVPLATVLAYVVVAVIAQLQLDVLNRL; via the coding sequence GTGATCCCGACCTCGCAGGGGCGACGCCCCATAGCCCTGTCCCTGCTGCTCATCGTGTCGGGAGTCGTCGGGTGGTGGGCTGCCTTCTCGCTGACGATCGAGAAGTTCGAGGCGCTCGAGAATCCCGGGCGCGCCGCGGGATGCGACTTCAGCGTCCTCGTCCAGTGTTCGGAGAATCTGAACTCCCCACAGGGCTCCCTCTTCGGTTTCCCCAATCCGATCCTCGGGCTCGCTGCCTGGATCGCCCCGATCGTCGTCGGTGTCGCGCTGCTCTCGGGTGCCCGGTTCGCGCGGTGGTTCTGGATGCTCTTCTGGCTCGGGTTCGTCGGCGCGATCACCTTCGTGGTCTGGCTCATCTCCCAGAGCATCTTCGTCCTCGGCACGCTCTGCCCGTGGTGCATGGTGACGTGGTCGGTCACGATCCCGTCCTTCTTCGCCGTCACGTCCTACGTGCTCGCCGAGGGAGCTCTCCCCCTCGGCGCCCGTGCCCGTCGCGCCGGTCGTGTGCTCTTGCGCTGGGTGCCGCTCGCGACGGTGCTCGCGTACGTCGTCGTCGCGGTGATCGCACAACTTCAACTGGACGTCCTGAACCGGCTCTAA
- a CDS encoding HNH endonuclease signature motif containing protein — protein MTTHGAALQDAVAHATEVLTAPVAGLVPGRLSTSEWMMMVRDVERLGRLVDAARVALAGDAEQRTGGPVDALAALRFASAVDAVATLTGLADRDAKRRIRLGATLNAGLSLTGAETRSVYPSVARAVSAGNLGVDAATILTDALEGVSPRIDPVVIAEAEEALVHLAEGSPDHPPLRADLVRGQAHLFVEAIDPDGVRPREEVARRKRRFTIGPDTHDGLIPVHGLLTLEIGAGLKRLIDAHVRKVTFTDGPRQLDDTTRPVEAAESVESVESVDDRTPAQRRHDTLADIVSAASRVKDAPELAGAAPAIIVTVTQTVLDSGRGVGSIDGVDTPISVDAIEKMTDSRGIQTVTMNPDRRILSLGSVQRCFTSSQRRAITARDGGCVIPGCTTPAGWCEVHHVIPWRAGGETHTDNGVLLCWGHHQNIDRGPWRLTMSDGIPHVRGPGHPDRTHTTKTRTGPPLTRTG, from the coding sequence ATGACCACCCACGGCGCGGCTCTCCAGGACGCGGTCGCCCACGCGACCGAGGTCCTCACCGCGCCCGTCGCCGGCCTCGTTCCCGGCCGGTTGTCGACCTCCGAGTGGATGATGATGGTCCGTGACGTGGAGCGTCTCGGCCGCCTCGTCGACGCGGCCCGCGTCGCGTTGGCCGGGGACGCGGAGCAGCGCACCGGCGGCCCCGTCGACGCTCTCGCCGCTCTCAGGTTTGCGTCAGCGGTCGACGCTGTCGCGACGCTCACCGGGTTGGCGGATCGGGACGCGAAGCGACGGATCCGGCTCGGTGCCACGCTGAATGCCGGGCTGTCGCTGACCGGCGCGGAGACCAGGTCGGTCTATCCCTCCGTCGCTCGGGCCGTGTCCGCGGGGAACCTCGGTGTCGATGCCGCGACGATCCTGACCGATGCCCTCGAGGGGGTCTCACCGCGGATCGATCCGGTCGTGATCGCCGAGGCCGAGGAAGCCCTCGTTCACCTCGCAGAGGGATCCCCGGATCACCCGCCGCTGCGCGCGGACCTCGTCCGCGGACAGGCGCACCTGTTCGTCGAAGCGATCGATCCCGACGGGGTCAGGCCTCGCGAAGAGGTCGCGAGGCGGAAGCGGCGGTTCACGATCGGACCGGACACCCACGATGGGCTCATCCCTGTTCATGGCTTGCTTACGTTGGAGATCGGCGCGGGCCTGAAGCGCCTCATCGACGCCCACGTCCGTAAAGTCACGTTCACCGACGGTCCACGGCAGCTGGATGACACGACCCGACCCGTGGAGGCCGCCGAGTCCGTGGAGTCCGTGGAGTCCGTGGATGATCGCACTCCGGCGCAGAGACGCCACGACACGTTGGCCGACATCGTCAGCGCCGCGTCGCGCGTGAAGGACGCCCCCGAACTGGCCGGGGCAGCTCCCGCGATCATCGTCACCGTGACACAGACGGTGCTCGACTCCGGTCGTGGCGTCGGATCGATCGATGGCGTCGATACCCCGATCTCCGTCGACGCGATCGAGAAGATGACCGACTCCCGTGGCATCCAGACCGTCACGATGAACCCGGACCGGCGGATCCTGTCCCTCGGGTCTGTGCAACGGTGCTTCACCTCCTCGCAACGCAGGGCGATCACCGCCCGCGACGGCGGGTGCGTCATCCCTGGGTGCACCACGCCCGCGGGATGGTGCGAAGTCCACCACGTGATTCCCTGGCGGGCCGGCGGTGAGACTCACACCGACAACGGGGTCCTGTTGTGCTGGGGGCACCACCAGAACATCGACAGAGGGCCCTGGCGACTCACGATGTCGGACGGGATCCCCCACGTCCGCGGACCCGGCCACCCCGACCGGACGCACACCACGAAGACCCGCACCGGGCCACCACTCACACGCACCGGATGA
- the ndk gene encoding nucleoside-diphosphate kinase, whose translation MDVEETLVLVKPDGVARNLTGEILRRIEAKGYSLVDIRMIEPDRALLAQHYAEHEGKPFYEPLVEFMLSGPVVALRVAGNRVIEGFRSLAGTTDPTTAAPGTIRGDFGRDWGLAVQQNLVHGSDSPESASRELGLWFAS comes from the coding sequence ATGGACGTCGAAGAAACCCTCGTCCTCGTCAAGCCCGACGGGGTCGCCCGCAATCTGACCGGTGAGATCCTGCGCCGCATCGAGGCGAAGGGGTACTCTCTCGTCGACATCCGCATGATCGAGCCCGACCGCGCCCTGCTCGCCCAGCACTACGCGGAGCACGAGGGCAAGCCGTTCTATGAGCCGCTCGTGGAGTTCATGCTCTCCGGGCCCGTCGTCGCACTCCGCGTGGCCGGGAACCGCGTCATCGAGGGCTTCCGCTCGCTCGCAGGGACGACCGACCCGACGACCGCTGCGCCTGGGACGATCCGTGGTGACTTCGGTCGCGACTGGGGACTGGCCGTGCAGCAGAACCTCGTGCACGGGTCTGACAGCCCGGAATCCGCGTCACGAGAGCTCGGTCTCTGGTTCGCATCCTGA
- a CDS encoding DUF4233 domain-containing protein, with the protein MSLFRNAGRSGGRPRSVRGSLLSIVLGFEIIVVFLGALVAFGLDALEPPVAFIGGGVLVAVMIVTLGLVRFRIGAVIGTVVQAAIVASGFLVPVMFFIGGTFAAVWVYCLIVGTGIDRRNSATDTTDI; encoded by the coding sequence GTGAGCCTCTTCCGGAACGCAGGCCGCTCCGGCGGGCGCCCGCGGTCGGTGCGTGGGTCGCTTCTGTCGATCGTGCTCGGCTTCGAGATCATCGTCGTGTTCCTGGGCGCGCTCGTCGCCTTCGGTCTCGACGCCTTGGAACCGCCGGTGGCCTTCATCGGGGGTGGCGTGCTCGTGGCGGTCATGATCGTCACCCTCGGACTCGTCCGGTTCCGGATCGGGGCCGTCATCGGCACGGTCGTTCAAGCCGCTATCGTTGCAAGCGGCTTCCTCGTCCCGGTCATGTTCTTCATCGGGGGGACGTTCGCCGCGGTCTGGGTGTACTGCCTGATCGTGGGGACCGGGATCGACCGGAGGAATTCGGCCACCGACACAACGGATATCTGA
- a CDS encoding bifunctional folylpolyglutamate synthase/dihydrofolate synthase, translating into MTEDAENVYQALLGRVGEGAPRRRLAPTRRVLELLGDPQRAYPIIQIAGTNGKTSTSRITESILRAYGLRTGLFTSPHFVSFTERITIDGEPISDEAIAANWDDITPYVEMVDAELEAAGEKRLTFFEVLTVLAFASFADAPVDVAVVEVGMGGEWDSTNAADAAIAVFTPIGMDHAAQLGNTVAEIARTKSGIVKPGAVVVTAPQAPEALAEIERAAELSEATLVRSGTEFELLDDRVAVGGQLITVRGRAATYDELYLPLYGDHQGVNASVAIAAVESFLGGGAIPLAAEPLGDGVGSATSPGRLQLIGADPTILVDAAHNPHGAESLVAALGRYFDANEIAFVVGILSDKDAAGILTTLAPIAARFHLTQPESDRSIPFEDLASIARVIPGVEADGYERVEDALEDARTWAAAGEKRIVVVTGSIVLGGEAAAFADDQGWKP; encoded by the coding sequence ATGACCGAAGACGCCGAGAACGTCTACCAGGCGCTGCTCGGACGCGTCGGCGAGGGCGCGCCTCGGCGGCGACTCGCACCGACGCGCCGCGTCCTGGAGCTCCTCGGAGACCCGCAGCGCGCGTACCCGATCATCCAGATCGCCGGAACGAATGGGAAGACGAGTACCAGCCGCATCACCGAGAGCATCCTGCGCGCCTACGGGCTTCGGACGGGCCTGTTCACGAGTCCGCACTTCGTGTCCTTCACCGAACGCATCACGATCGACGGCGAACCGATCTCCGACGAGGCCATCGCCGCGAACTGGGACGACATCACGCCGTACGTCGAGATGGTCGATGCGGAGCTCGAGGCGGCCGGAGAGAAGCGGCTGACGTTCTTCGAGGTTCTCACGGTCCTCGCGTTCGCGTCGTTCGCCGACGCGCCCGTCGACGTCGCCGTCGTCGAGGTGGGAATGGGCGGGGAGTGGGATTCCACGAACGCCGCCGACGCGGCCATCGCCGTCTTCACTCCGATCGGGATGGACCACGCAGCACAGCTTGGGAACACCGTCGCGGAGATCGCTCGGACGAAGTCGGGGATCGTCAAGCCGGGGGCCGTGGTGGTGACCGCTCCGCAGGCGCCGGAGGCTCTTGCAGAGATCGAACGCGCTGCCGAGCTGAGCGAAGCGACCCTCGTGCGGTCCGGTACCGAGTTCGAGCTGCTCGACGATCGGGTCGCCGTCGGTGGTCAGCTCATCACCGTCAGGGGACGAGCGGCGACCTACGACGAGCTCTACCTGCCGCTCTACGGGGATCATCAGGGCGTGAACGCGTCCGTGGCGATCGCCGCGGTCGAGAGCTTCCTCGGTGGGGGAGCGATCCCGCTCGCAGCGGAGCCCCTCGGCGACGGTGTCGGCTCGGCGACGTCGCCCGGTCGGCTGCAGCTCATCGGCGCCGATCCGACGATCCTCGTCGACGCTGCGCACAACCCGCACGGCGCCGAGTCGCTCGTCGCCGCCCTCGGTCGTTACTTCGACGCGAACGAGATCGCCTTCGTGGTGGGCATCCTCTCGGACAAGGACGCTGCGGGCATCCTCACGACGCTCGCGCCGATCGCAGCTCGCTTCCACCTCACCCAGCCGGAATCCGACCGATCCATCCCGTTCGAGGACCTCGCGAGCATCGCGCGGGTGATTCCCGGGGTGGAGGCCGACGGCTATGAACGGGTCGAGGATGCTCTCGAGGACGCGCGGACCTGGGCGGCTGCGGGTGAGAAGCGCATCGTCGTGGTCACCGGTTCGATCGTCCTCGGTGGCGAGGCGGCCGCCTTCGCCGACGATCAGGGGTGGAAGCCGTGA
- the ileS gene encoding isoleucine--tRNA ligase has protein sequence MTYPRSADAAGLSSDPENHEPGASFGVTSNPSFPRLEEDVLAFWKADGTFAESIARREGAPEWVFYDGPPFANGLPHYGHLLTGYAKDLFPRYQTMRGKQVHRRFGWDTHGLPAELEAMRQLGITTKDEIEEMGIGAFNAKARESVLAYTQEWQDYVTRQARWVDFENDYKTLDITFMESVIWAFKQLHDKGLAYEGYRVLPYCWNDETPLSNHELRMDDDVYAMRQDQSVTVTFPLVGEKAEALGLTAVNALAWTTTPWTLPTNMALAVGPEIVYAVLPAGPNGAADGSEGGAARYLMAQDTVAAYYKDLGFDSAEDAVAAIERTVTGTELGGVHYDRLWDYYADTEAFGTENAWQILVAEYVATGEGTGIVHQAPAYGEDDQIVCAEAGIPVILSLDDAGRFLDTVPDVAGERWFDANKPLTQSLRASGRLLQMRSYEHSYPHCWRCRNPLIYKAVSSWFIRVTEIKDRMVELNEQITWVPDNVKDGQFGKWLENARDWSVSRNRYWGSPIPVWKSDDPNHPRVDVYGSLDELERDFGVRPDDLHRPFIDELTRPNPDDPTGQSTMRRIEDVFDVWFDSGSMPYAQVHYPFENQEWFDSHNPSDFIVEYIGQTRGWFYVMHVLATALFDRPAFSNVISHGIVLGSDGQKMSKSLRNYPDVSEVFDRDGADAMRWFLMSSSVIRGGNLVVTEAGIREGVRQFILPLWNSWYFFALYSNSARPGGYEATWRTDSADVLDRYILAKLRTVGEEVTRHLDALDSPLAANALRDFADVLTNWYVRRSRDRFWTGVGEDGVGADAFDTLYTVLEVLTRLAAPLLPLTTERVWKDLTGGRSVHLEDWPDLESLPSDDDLVSSMDAVRTITGSVLSLRKKEGLRVRLPLAGLTVVSTEAERLGEFEAILRDELNVKSVTIEHLEPSSAERFGVSSRLTVNARAAGPRLGKRVQEAIKASKSGDWSDVDGVVTAGGIELEPHEYDLVLEAADGSEGAAVAVLPTGGFVLLDTTLTPELEAEGLARDIIRAVQDTRKAADFDVSDRISLHLVFADREDEAAIERWTEEVARETLATDIVAGWRENLAVPGDAEHVASITAGTYANVGSVEIAVSRIDGGDR, from the coding sequence ATGACCTACCCCCGATCCGCAGACGCCGCCGGTCTTTCGAGCGATCCAGAGAACCACGAGCCCGGCGCATCGTTCGGTGTCACGTCGAACCCGTCCTTCCCGCGCCTCGAGGAGGATGTCCTCGCCTTCTGGAAGGCGGACGGGACGTTCGCCGAATCCATCGCCCGGCGTGAGGGCGCGCCCGAGTGGGTCTTCTACGACGGCCCGCCGTTCGCCAACGGCCTTCCGCACTACGGCCATCTGCTCACCGGGTACGCCAAGGACCTCTTTCCTCGGTACCAGACGATGCGCGGCAAGCAGGTGCACCGGCGCTTCGGGTGGGACACCCACGGCCTTCCCGCCGAGCTCGAGGCCATGCGCCAGCTCGGCATCACGACGAAGGACGAGATCGAGGAGATGGGGATCGGTGCCTTCAATGCGAAGGCGCGCGAATCCGTGCTCGCCTACACGCAGGAGTGGCAGGACTACGTCACGCGTCAGGCGCGCTGGGTCGACTTCGAGAACGACTACAAGACACTCGACATCACGTTCATGGAGAGCGTGATCTGGGCGTTCAAGCAACTCCACGACAAGGGACTCGCCTACGAGGGCTACCGCGTCCTTCCGTACTGCTGGAACGACGAGACGCCTCTGTCGAACCATGAGCTGCGGATGGACGACGACGTCTATGCGATGCGTCAGGACCAGTCCGTCACGGTCACCTTCCCCCTCGTCGGCGAGAAGGCCGAAGCACTGGGACTCACCGCCGTCAACGCCCTCGCCTGGACGACGACCCCGTGGACCTTACCCACCAACATGGCTCTCGCCGTGGGACCGGAGATCGTCTACGCGGTCCTACCGGCCGGCCCGAACGGCGCCGCCGATGGGAGTGAGGGAGGGGCCGCCCGCTACCTGATGGCCCAGGACACCGTCGCGGCGTACTACAAGGACCTCGGCTTCGACAGCGCAGAGGATGCCGTGGCCGCGATCGAGCGCACGGTCACGGGCACCGAGCTCGGTGGCGTCCACTACGACCGCCTGTGGGACTACTACGCCGACACGGAGGCCTTCGGCACCGAGAACGCGTGGCAGATCCTCGTCGCCGAGTACGTGGCGACGGGCGAAGGCACGGGTATCGTCCACCAGGCTCCGGCCTACGGCGAGGACGACCAGATCGTATGTGCCGAAGCCGGCATCCCCGTGATCCTCTCTCTCGACGACGCCGGTCGTTTCCTCGATACAGTCCCCGACGTGGCCGGTGAGCGTTGGTTCGACGCCAACAAGCCCCTCACGCAGTCGCTTCGGGCGTCTGGGCGTCTCCTGCAGATGCGCAGCTACGAGCACAGCTACCCGCACTGCTGGCGGTGCCGGAACCCTCTCATATACAAGGCGGTGTCGAGCTGGTTCATCCGCGTGACCGAGATCAAGGACCGCATGGTGGAGCTCAACGAGCAGATCACGTGGGTTCCGGACAACGTCAAGGACGGCCAGTTCGGCAAATGGCTCGAGAACGCACGTGATTGGTCGGTGTCGAGGAACCGGTACTGGGGATCGCCGATTCCCGTCTGGAAGAGCGACGACCCGAACCACCCGCGGGTGGACGTGTACGGCTCGCTCGACGAGTTGGAGCGCGACTTCGGCGTGCGACCCGATGACCTCCACCGCCCGTTCATCGACGAACTCACCCGGCCGAACCCCGACGACCCCACCGGACAGAGCACGATGCGCCGCATCGAGGACGTCTTCGACGTGTGGTTCGATTCGGGATCGATGCCGTACGCGCAGGTGCACTACCCGTTCGAGAACCAGGAGTGGTTCGACTCTCACAATCCGTCCGATTTCATCGTGGAGTACATCGGACAGACCCGCGGCTGGTTCTATGTGATGCACGTACTCGCGACGGCGCTGTTCGATCGTCCGGCGTTCTCCAACGTCATCAGCCACGGGATCGTCCTCGGCAGCGACGGACAGAAGATGTCGAAGAGCCTCCGCAACTATCCGGACGTCTCCGAGGTCTTCGATCGTGACGGTGCCGATGCGATGCGATGGTTCCTCATGTCGAGCTCGGTCATCCGCGGCGGGAACCTCGTCGTCACGGAGGCGGGTATCCGCGAAGGGGTCCGGCAGTTCATCCTGCCGCTGTGGAACTCGTGGTACTTCTTCGCGCTCTACTCGAACTCCGCGCGTCCCGGCGGCTACGAGGCCACGTGGCGCACCGACTCGGCGGACGTGCTCGACCGCTACATCCTCGCGAAGCTCCGCACGGTGGGCGAGGAGGTCACGCGACACCTCGACGCACTCGACTCGCCCCTCGCGGCGAACGCGCTCCGTGACTTCGCCGACGTGCTCACCAACTGGTACGTCCGACGCTCACGCGATCGGTTCTGGACGGGAGTGGGCGAGGACGGCGTCGGAGCCGACGCGTTCGACACCCTCTACACGGTGCTCGAGGTGTTGACGCGCCTCGCCGCCCCGCTCCTTCCCCTGACGACCGAGCGCGTGTGGAAGGACCTCACCGGGGGACGCAGCGTGCACCTCGAGGATTGGCCGGACCTCGAGTCCCTGCCGAGCGACGACGATCTGGTCTCGTCGATGGATGCGGTCCGGACCATCACGGGTTCCGTGCTGTCGCTCCGGAAGAAGGAGGGGCTGCGCGTTCGTCTTCCCCTCGCGGGACTCACCGTCGTGTCGACGGAAGCCGAGCGGCTCGGCGAGTTCGAAGCGATCCTCCGGGACGAACTCAACGTCAAGAGTGTGACGATCGAGCACCTCGAGCCGTCGAGCGCCGAGCGCTTCGGTGTGTCATCCCGCCTGACCGTCAACGCCCGGGCGGCCGGCCCCCGACTCGGCAAGCGGGTGCAGGAGGCCATCAAGGCGTCGAAGTCGGGAGACTGGTCCGACGTCGACGGGGTCGTGACCGCCGGCGGCATCGAGCTCGAGCCGCACGAGTACGACCTCGTCCTCGAGGCGGCTGACGGGTCGGAGGGCGCTGCTGTGGCCGTGCTGCCGACGGGCGGATTCGTCCTCCTCGACACCACTCTCACGCCCGAGCTCGAGGCCGAGGGGCTCGCGCGCGACATCATCCGTGCCGTGCAGGACACCCGTAAGGCCGCGGACTTCGACGTCAGCGACCGCATCAGTCTGCACCTCGTCTTCGCCGACCGCGAGGACGAGGCGGCGATCGAGCGGTGGACCGAGGAGGTGGCCCGTGAGACGCTCGCGACGGACATCGTCGCCGGATGGCGAGAGAACCTCGCCGTCCCCGGGGACGCTGAACACGTGGCCTCGATCACGGCCGGAACCTATGCGAACGTGGGCTCCGTGGAGATCGCGGTGAGCAGGATCGACGGAGGAGACCGATGA